In Mangifera indica cultivar Alphonso chromosome 1, CATAS_Mindica_2.1, whole genome shotgun sequence, a single genomic region encodes these proteins:
- the LOC123228471 gene encoding uncharacterized protein LOC123228471: MATFNAFQAMQVPSRSISLPARLLHPTSLKIEEMFKKLKTWDSPSAAVTFSGIEAIQTGLIRLAELYACVEELFHSPLTQKALNNQQHVELVEEALDRSIGLLDACSNARELISSMKEQMQDLQSALRRRGGDYSTIETSIQAYINFRKKSKKDIAKCLGALKKIENVHLTNADHQYLFLVIKVLKESSAITISIFKSLLLFLSMSVTKSKSRGWSVLISKIIPVEKGHKVINEVECTEMALYSLQVQMRGNNGKADVQMALKKLETVDGSIRGLERGLDCLFRGLIQNRMSLLNALTP; encoded by the coding sequence atGGCAACTTTTAATGCCTTTCAAGCAATGCAAGTTCCTTCAAGGTCTATTAGTTTGCCTGCAAGATTGTTACATCCTACTTCACTAAAGATTGAAGaaatgtttaaaaaacttaaaacctGGGATTCTCCATCTGCAGCTGTGACTTTCAGTGGAATCGAGGCTATTCAAACTGGTTTGATAAGGCTTGCAGAGTTGTATGCTTGTGTGGAGGAGCTTTTCCACTCTCCCTTGACACAAAAAGCTCTTAATAATCAACAACATGTGGAGTTGGTGGAAGAGGCTCTTGATAGGTCAATTGGATTATTGGACGCATGCAGCAATGCAAGAGAGTTGATTTCGAGTATGAAGGAGCAAATGCAAGATCTTCAGTCAGCTTTACGCAGAAGGGGTGGAGATTACTCCACCATTGAAACCAGTATTCAAGCTTATATTAACTTCAGAAAGAAGTCAAAGAAGGACATTGCAAAGTGCCTTGGAGCgctaaaaaaaatagaaaacgtCCATTTAACAAATGCTGATCATCAATATCTTTTCTTGGTGATTAAAGTATTAAAAGAATCCAGTGCCATCACAATCTCAATCTTCAAATCCCTCTTATTGTTCCTGTCCATGTCAGTGACAAAATCCAAGTCTAGAGGATGGTCAGTTTTGATATCGAAAATTATCCCAGTTGAGAAAGGCCACAAGGTTATAAATGAAGTGGAGTGTACGGAGATGGCCCTCTACTCTTTACAGGTACAAATGCGAGGAAACAATGGCAAAGCCGATGTGCAAATGGCACTCAAGAAACTAGAAACAGTTGATGGAAGTATCAGAGGTCTTGAGAGAGGATTAGATTGTTTGTTCAGAGGCTTAATCCAAAATAGAATGTCACTTCTTAATGCTCTAACACCTTGA
- the LOC123192317 gene encoding pentatricopeptide repeat-containing protein At2g17670-like codes for MSTVDNSISSPPHDPNQHRFLHRPFNLPYFFFRRRAKHLILTSLGFKKKKKRLNLMFYTSLMNGLRRKRDSLGALTLLEEMETRDCSPNCCMYNALLHVLCKSKLLEKGIEFYEMMKEGGMKPEMASYATFVRALCRVGQVSEAYEVFDYAVESKSLTDVGAYTTLEM; via the coding sequence ATGTCCACCGTTGATAATTCGATCTCTTCTCCGCCGCATGATCCAAACCAACACCGCTTTCTCCACCGACCGTTTAACTTACCTTATTTTTTCTTTCGCAGGCGTGCAAAGCACCTGATTCTGACCTCTCTCgggttcaaaaaaaaaaaaaaaaggctcaatttgatgttctatACTTCATTGATGAATGGTTTGCGTAGGAAACGAGACTCATTGGGTGCACTGACATTGTTAGAGGAGATGGAGACTAGGGATTGTAGTCCTAATTGTTGCATGTATAACGCGTTGCTGCATGTTTTGTGTAAGTCGAAATTGTTGGAGAAAGGAATTGAATTTTATGAGATGATGAAAGAGGGTGGTATGAAGCCTGAGATGGCTAGTTATGCCACATTTGTGAGGGCACTTTGTCGAGTTGGCCAGGTTTCTGAGGCTTACGAAGTTTTTGATTATGCGGTTGAAAGTAAGAGTTTGACAGATGTTGGTGCTTACACTACATTGGAAATGTAA